One Apium graveolens cultivar Ventura unplaced genomic scaffold, ASM990537v1 ctg4076, whole genome shotgun sequence genomic window carries:
- the LOC141701562 gene encoding uncharacterized protein LOC141701562, with the protein MHDDDESPERRLSSRRDKRYKIDRARDKHCGYHEDHGHTTENFFSLKMFIEDQIKKGNMNQYLQRRLNDKDRAPGSGKNVVNVVFGGTSSLPRSPNPENEVMAIQPSEDEPIYFSYSDYEGLDPDHNLALVVTLDVTDNEVKRILVDNGSSANIVFEYTLNRMKVGHLRMDPCLEDPLYGFGNTMIPIRGVVYLSITIGTAC; encoded by the exons ATGCATGACGATGATGAGTCTCCGGAACGACGCTTGTCGTCTCGGAGAGACAAAAGATACAAAATTGACAG GGCCCGGGACAAGCATTGTGGCTATCATGAAGATCATGGCCATACCACAGAAAATTTTTTCTCTCTCAAGATGTTCATAGAAGATCAGATCAAGAAGGGAAACATGAACCAATATCTTCAAAGGAGGTTGAATGACAAAGACAGGGCCCCGGGAAGCGGCAAAAATGTGGTGAATGTTGTCTTTGGAGGCACATCTTCTCTGCCTCGGAGCCCGAACCCGGAGAATGAAGTGATGGCGATCCAGCCTTCGGAAGATGAGCCAATCTACTTCTCTTACTCTGATTATGAAGGACTCGATCCGGATCACAACTTGGCCTTGGTCGTGACCCTGGATGTCACGGATAATGAGGTAAAAAGAATTTTAGTTGACAATGGTTCCTCTGCTAATATTGTATTCGAGTACACACTTAACAGGATGAAGGTCGGACACCTCCGAATGGACCCATGTCTTGAAGATCCCTTGTACGGATTTGGAAACACAATGATTCCAATACGGGGTGTCGTTTATTTGTCGATTACCATTGGGACCgcatgttag